In Pontibacillus halophilus JSM 076056 = DSM 19796, the genomic stretch AAGAGTTGTGAAATAACTCGATTCCTTCTTTTTTCATTTCTTTATAGGCTCCCGCTTTAATTAGGAACACTGTCCGTATTTGGTCATTTGGTAGAGGGAATAATCCAAGAAAACGATGATTCGTCGTAACAATCTTCCCATCTATGAAATCTTCTGGCCTTGAGAAAGTGACCGTTAAGAAATGATGGTTATAGGTTCTGTTTTTAACAGATAACCCCATAGCTTGACGGGTTGGAGATGTTCTTCCTTCTGCCCCAACATAAAAGGAGGCATGGATGTGATAGTCCCTATCTTCTCTTGAGTGTCGGACAATGGCTTTATCACCTTCAAACCCTCTAAAACGAGCAGGCTGGATATATGTAAAGTAGGATTTGTATTCGTTCGCTTTGTGGAGTAGGATGCTTTTCAATTTCTCATGTGGAATCATTAGTGCATAGTTGTATGGGGATTGTAATAAAGAATAGTCCATGTTTGATTGACCGATTGTTTTAGGGGACGTATTAACTTGTCTTTCTAATTCAATGAACTGAAGCTGGTCAAGGGCATGACCAGATGGAAGAACCTCTTGAAGTACTCCTAAATCGTCTAAGATTGCTAATGTCTTAGGCTGAAGTAGTTCGCCTTTATAGGAGGGAGACTCCGCTTTTAATTGCTCCACCACTGTCGTATGTACGCCTTGACTAGCAAGTTTGACAGCAAGTGCCAGACCTCCAACACCTCCGCCATTCACTAATACCTCCGTCTTCATTCACAACACCCCTACCTGCTTCTTCACTGTAAAACTATTCCACCCATCAGGAAAATATAAACATTTCACTAGCCTTCTCTACTAGCATTTGCTAGAATGGTCGATAAACTTAGTTTAGGGGAGGGTCTCCGTGTTTACCTATAAGGTCTCAAATGAAGTATCTCTTCGACTTCTTGAAGAACAAGATGCTGAAGAGTTGTTTCAACTTACCGATCACTCTAGAGCACATTTAATGGAATGGCTTCCATGGCTCGATGCAATTCGCGCACCCAGTGATTCTCTCTCCTTTATTGAACAAGCGCGTAAGAAGTTCGAGAATAATGAGGGGATGGATGTGGGGATCATCTATCATGGACAAATCGTAGGGATTGTTGGATTTCATTACTTTGATTACACCAACCGTAAGACAAGCATCGGTTATTGGCTAGGTGAACCCTTCCAAGGCAAGGGCATTATGACAGACACTTGTCGGGCCATGATAGAATACGCGTTTATAACGCTCGACATGAATCGCATTGAAATCCGATGTGCGACACAGAATGAAAGAAGTAATGCAATTCCTAAGCGTCTAGGTTTCAATTACGAAGGAACTGCGAGACAATCTGAATGGCTCTATGATCACTACGTCGACCACGACTTCTATGGCTTACTAAAAAGCGAGTGGGAAACGATAACGTGAAAGGAGAATGCATATGATTTCGGAGCAATCCACCCCAGCACAAATCGTAGACCGTTATCCTTCAACAAAGTCTATCCTTCTGCATTATGAAGTAGACGATTCAAGTTCCCTCCCCTTGCATGAACTCGTGTCAAACCGAACAGGAAAACTGGAACGACTGTTATCCCAGTTGGAACGAGCAGCAGACCTCGATTCTCCAAGGTGTGTCCCCAAAGGATATGAAACGTAACGAACAACAACCGCTTAGTTATACTAAGCGGTTGTTGTTCTTCTCTTACTGGGATGTAACTCCTTTTTCCTTCTGCCTGAGTTCAATTCGACGAATCTTCCCAGATGTCGTTTTCGGTAGTTCTTCTAGAAACTCAATTTTCCGAGGGTATTTGTAAGGCGCAGTTAGCTCTTTCACATGGTTTTGCAGGTCTTCAATTAACGCATCCGACGGTTGCTCTTCTGGTTGAAGGACGACAAATGCTTTGACAACATTCCCTCTAATTTCATCGGGACTTGCAACAACCGCACATTCTTGCACAGCAGAATGTTTTACGAGCGCATCTTCAACTTCAAATGGACCAATGGTGTAGCCAGAACTAATAATAATGTCATCCCTCCGCCCCTCAAACCAGTAATACCCATCCTCATCTTTTTTGGCTTGGTCTCCGGTAACATAGTAATCACCTCGTCGAGACATTTGGGTGCGTTCAGGATCTTTATAGTATTCTTTAAACAAGGCAGGTGTTTCAAGATGGACAGCAATATCCCCAACTTGTCCAACGCCTAGCGGAACCCCTTCTTCATCAATTAGTTCAACACGGTTTCCAGGCGTCGGCTTGCCCATGGAGCCCGGCTTCACTTCCATCCCTTTTAATACTCCGACGAGAAGGGTATTCTCAGTCTGACCATATCCATCTCGTACGGTAATGTTAAATTGGCGCTTAAATGTGTCAATTACTTCACGATTAAGAGGTTCTCCGGCTGAGACCGCACTGTGCATATGGGATAAATCATACTGATCCAAATTACGTTCTTTCGCCATAAGACGGTATTCGGTTGGCGTACAACACAAGACGTTCATTTCATGACGCTGAAGCAGTTCTAAGTATTTAGAGCTTGAGAATTTCCCCTGATAAATAAATCCAGTAGCACCAGAACCGAGCACTGAAAGAAACGGACTCCAAATCCACTTCTGCCACCCTGGACCAGCCGTTGCCCATACACGGTCTTTCTCTTTAATATCTAACCAGTGAGAGGCTGCTGTTCTTAAGTGAGCGTACCCCCAGCCATGTGTATGAACGACCCCTTTCGGTAATCCAGTCGTACCAGACGTGTACGAGATAAATGCAAGATCGTCAGACGAAGTGTCTGCCATGTCTAATTGTTCCGAGGAAACATTCATTAGATCATCTAACGATTTCCACCCCGAAACGTGATTCCCAATTACAAACGGAAGCACGCCATCCAAATTAACATCTTGAAATTGGTCTACACATGGATACGAACTTACAACTGCTTGCACCTCGCCATGTTGAATGCGGTACTGTAAGTCTTTCGCTTTTAACATCTCGGAACTTGGGATGACGACAAACCCTGCTTTTAATGCACCAAGGTACACTTCGTAAGCTTCAATAGACCTTGGAATCATAACAAGGACTTTATCTCCCTTCTTTAGCCCTTGTGAATAGAAAGCGTTTCCAATTCGGTTCGCAGATCGGATTAACTTATTGTACGTAATCTCCCTTGAATTACCTTGGTCGTCCTCCCATTTCAATGCTACATGTTCAGGATCTTTGGCATACACCTCAACCTCTGATACCACATTGTAACTAGGAGGGGCAATTAGCTCGCTTCGTTCCACGTGAACACCCCTTTACTGTATAAAGTTAGCTTTCGATGCTTATTATAACACAATATTCTGACACCTTAACCCTAAAAAAGAAGAGGCTCTCCCTCTTCTTTATGTTTCATAAGATACTTGTTCTACTGGCTGGACGGGGGCATAACGATGATAGACCGGATATACCCGCGTATACCAAAATTGAATAACTATACCTAGAAACAGTACACCTGCTAATGTCCCAAGTCCCACAGGCCCACCGATAAGAAAACCTGCGCTTGCAGTGACGACAGCGACAAGTGTCTGACCAGCGCGTAAGCTCAAATTGAATCGTTCGCTCACAGCTAAGAACAGCTGATCTACAGGAGCGCGCGGAAACTGTGGTAGTATATAAACGGCTACACCAAGACCTACAATCATGACTCCTGTTGCTAAGATGAGAAGTTGCCACCAGATAGGGGCTCCTGACCAATCCACGTGTGTAAATACAACTTCAAGCCAGAAGTCTAGAATCAGTGATTCGAGCACAAGTGGAATAATTGCTCTTACTTCAGGCAACTGTTTCATTAACCACCCATTCACGAATATGAAGATTAATTGAAACACAGCATACCAAAAGCCAACTGTATATCCGAACATGTCAGACATCCCTACGAAGAAAGCTGTCCAAAAGCCTGCGCCAAGAGCTGCGTTAATAATTAACGCTACACCGAAGAAATTTAATATCATTCCAAGAAGGTAAATCGTAACTCGATAAAGCATTACGACCGCCTCCTTCCGTCGTAGTATAGTCAATCTGAAAAGCTGCCAAAAAAAACGAAATCCTCTACTACTTATCGTCAAATCCAAAAAGATTCTAATACTGATTGAAGGCACCGTCAAGCACATGACTCACATCCCAAAAAGAGGCAAAAAAAAAAGCACCTTCAATTTCGACAGGTACTTCCTTACATGAACTCATCTTCTAATGAATGATAAGTCTGCTTCTCTACGTACATGTTGTTTATACTTATTTCCATATGACGTTCCAACAACTCATAAACTCGGGGCAAATCCTTTTGTTCAAGAGCTTGTACAATGTGTTCATGCTCTTTAAATCGATCACTTTGTTTCATATCCACGTCATAGAAGATATCGTATAACATCAAGTACACATCAATTTGGTTTAATAACCGCTTCATATAATCTTGTAGAAAGCTATTTCCACTCTTTTCAGCGAGATACATATGAAATGCGTTATTTACTTCAATGTAATTCATTAAACTATCTTTCGTATAGCTTTCTTTCTCTTGCTTGATTAAACGTCTCATCTCTTCAAAGTCTGGTTCTTCTAAGGAATGAACGCTTAAACGAGCAGCCATTTGTTCCAATTCTTTGCGTATTTCGAAAGCCTGATGAATTTCCGCTAACGTTGGCTGAACGACGAAGGCACCGCGATTTGGAATAATTGTGACAAGTCCTTCTTGTTCTAGTTGTTTGAGCGCGTGTCGAATCGGAGTACGCGAAACTTCAAGACGCAAAGAAATGACTTGCTCCACCAATTGTGTCCCAGGAGCCAGCCTCCGGAATAAGATGGCTTCCTTTATGGCTTCATAAACTTTGTGAATCATAGACGTTCGTTCACTCATCTGCTAAGGTTCATCCTTTACCTATCTAATTAGGCTAATCGTTTAAAGTTCTGTCCTAAAATCTCGTTCATATTGTGCACAGTAACGAAAGCCGTCTCATCGACTTGTGCAATATACCGTTTTAGTTTGCTCAAGTCTTTTCGTTTCAAGATGGTCGTAATAACCTCTTTCGATTCATAGTTAAATGCACCTTTGGCAGCATGAATCGTAGCGCCTTTCCCTAACTCTTCTACAATAAAGGCACGTACACGATCGCTTTCTGAACTGATAATGACAATTTCCTTATTATCATTTAACTGCTGTAGTGCATAATCGATTACGATTCCATTTAGAATGACACCGAATAATGCATACAATCCAACTTGTGGACCGAAGAGTAAGATTGAGAAGCCTGCAATTGCAAAGTCAGAGAACAGCACGGCTTTCCCCATGTCAATTCCTAGGTACTTGTTAATAATCATCGCAATAATGTCTGTTCCGCCCGTTGAAGCCCCTTGGTGGAAGACAATCGCAATACCGAAGGCCGCAATCGCTTGTCCAATAATAAGTTGAATCAACACGTCATTACTCATTGGTTCTTGGATTGGAATCAACACTTCAAGTGCCCATACCATAATGGAAACGGCGATACTTGTATAAATCGTCTTTGCTCCAAATTTAAACCCAATAAAAATAAAACCGAGTACTAAGCAAGCCAAGTTGGCAATTAACATGAAAACACCAACTGGAATATGTGCGAAAACCTGGTTAAGAATGATTGAAAGGCCACTGACTCCCCCGGTTGCGAGGTTATTCGGTGACAAGAAGAATACGGTGTTAACGGCTACACATAACACGCCGAAATTCATAATAAGAAATGAGAGCACTTTATTTCGCATAGACACCTTCCTTTGCCGATATATTTTGTCGTTCAAAATTGTAGTACAATCACAACTTTGAATTATATAGACCCAGGTAGAAGATGTAAACCAGTTAAGCGTTTACAATTATAAAATATTAACAAAAAAATCCCCTCACACTTAAAGGGGATCTAACGGTCAAATTGAATTTCATATACTTGTGGTTCAGAAGCCTCACTCAGCTCAATCAACTCTGCCTGAATAGGCTGGTTTGTACGGGAGAAAGTAAATTCACCAACACCTTCGATATGGATAATTGCTTCTTCCCAATCCTCACGACTTGTCAGAAAGATTCCATATAACTTGCCACTTTTCATCACTTGCTCAAATATCGTTTTTTCTTTAGTTGTCGTCGTTTTAACAAATTCCATTCGATGGTCATCTAAGGATTCAAAAACAGCCACGCCCTGTTTACTTGTTTGACCAGACTGCCTGATTGTATACGCAGCGACACGTAAAGATGAATCTTCAGATTTAAGTAAGTGCTCTACCTGTAAGGACTCCCCTTCCTTAAGAGTAGTTGACTCTGTTAGAAAGGTTTCTGCTTCGTTTAGGTTTGCTGTGATTACCCCAGCTTGTTCCCCATCATCCCCTAACCACTTCCATAGGAAGAAGGACACGAGCAGGGCAATCGTAAACGTTATGAGTAATCTTCTTATTCTGCCCATCTTAAACTCCTTCTTAGTTCAGTTGCTGTTCCATCTTATCACAGCGACTCGATTAGGAGTATGAAGAAGGAGTGAACATGGACATGATGATTCTTGTTCATTTATGATTCAGTTTTGCTACAGGGGTAAGCCTCCATACGTCTTTAGCATATTGCTGAATCGTTCGGTCGCTTGAGAATACACCCGAGTGCGC encodes the following:
- a CDS encoding FAD-dependent oxidoreductase; protein product: MKTEVLVNGGGVGGLALAVKLASQGVHTTVVEQLKAESPSYKGELLQPKTLAILDDLGVLQEVLPSGHALDQLQFIELERQVNTSPKTIGQSNMDYSLLQSPYNYALMIPHEKLKSILLHKANEYKSYFTYIQPARFRGFEGDKAIVRHSREDRDYHIHASFYVGAEGRTSPTRQAMGLSVKNRTYNHHFLTVTFSRPEDFIDGKIVTTNHRFLGLFPLPNDQIRTVFLIKAGAYKEMKKEGIELFHNSYAELCPELQDHVLELEDWKRIQLMIPNMYHVSKYVSGNMALIGDAAHAVHPMAGEGMNLAIQDADVLGELLGWMKRNHKFDNDCLQWYEQVRRPRAQFLLNLSHLSALAYSFPYRFFRRIRMKSIERIEQDSKLHVKQMLNISGLGRWDENAIDRFVQIGLMPKRSSGRAKDKQMEYFFQRSEDYPWEREE
- a CDS encoding GNAT family N-acetyltransferase; the encoded protein is MFTYKVSNEVSLRLLEEQDAEELFQLTDHSRAHLMEWLPWLDAIRAPSDSLSFIEQARKKFENNEGMDVGIIYHGQIVGIVGFHYFDYTNRKTSIGYWLGEPFQGKGIMTDTCRAMIEYAFITLDMNRIEIRCATQNERSNAIPKRLGFNYEGTARQSEWLYDHYVDHDFYGLLKSEWETIT
- the mbcS gene encoding acyl-CoA synthetase MbcS: MERSELIAPPSYNVVSEVEVYAKDPEHVALKWEDDQGNSREITYNKLIRSANRIGNAFYSQGLKKGDKVLVMIPRSIEAYEVYLGALKAGFVVIPSSEMLKAKDLQYRIQHGEVQAVVSSYPCVDQFQDVNLDGVLPFVIGNHVSGWKSLDDLMNVSSEQLDMADTSSDDLAFISYTSGTTGLPKGVVHTHGWGYAHLRTAASHWLDIKEKDRVWATAGPGWQKWIWSPFLSVLGSGATGFIYQGKFSSSKYLELLQRHEMNVLCCTPTEYRLMAKERNLDQYDLSHMHSAVSAGEPLNREVIDTFKRQFNITVRDGYGQTENTLLVGVLKGMEVKPGSMGKPTPGNRVELIDEEGVPLGVGQVGDIAVHLETPALFKEYYKDPERTQMSRRGDYYVTGDQAKKDEDGYYWFEGRRDDIIISSGYTIGPFEVEDALVKHSAVQECAVVASPDEIRGNVVKAFVVLQPEEQPSDALIEDLQNHVKELTAPYKYPRKIEFLEELPKTTSGKIRRIELRQKEKGVTSQ
- a CDS encoding YczE/YyaS/YitT family protein, producing MLYRVTIYLLGMILNFFGVALIINAALGAGFWTAFFVGMSDMFGYTVGFWYAVFQLIFIFVNGWLMKQLPEVRAIIPLVLESLILDFWLEVVFTHVDWSGAPIWWQLLILATGVMIVGLGVAVYILPQFPRAPVDQLFLAVSERFNLSLRAGQTLVAVVTASAGFLIGGPVGLGTLAGVLFLGIVIQFWYTRVYPVYHRYAPVQPVEQVSYET
- a CDS encoding GntR family transcriptional regulator — protein: MSERTSMIHKVYEAIKEAILFRRLAPGTQLVEQVISLRLEVSRTPIRHALKQLEQEGLVTIIPNRGAFVVQPTLAEIHQAFEIRKELEQMAARLSVHSLEEPDFEEMRRLIKQEKESYTKDSLMNYIEVNNAFHMYLAEKSGNSFLQDYMKRLLNQIDVYLMLYDIFYDVDMKQSDRFKEHEHIVQALEQKDLPRVYELLERHMEISINNMYVEKQTYHSLEDEFM
- a CDS encoding YitT family protein; translation: MRNKVLSFLIMNFGVLCVAVNTVFFLSPNNLATGGVSGLSIILNQVFAHIPVGVFMLIANLACLVLGFIFIGFKFGAKTIYTSIAVSIMVWALEVLIPIQEPMSNDVLIQLIIGQAIAAFGIAIVFHQGASTGGTDIIAMIINKYLGIDMGKAVLFSDFAIAGFSILLFGPQVGLYALFGVILNGIVIDYALQQLNDNKEIVIISSESDRVRAFIVEELGKGATIHAAKGAFNYESKEVITTILKRKDLSKLKRYIAQVDETAFVTVHNMNEILGQNFKRLA